GGCCTGTAACAATCGTTATCCACCTGTGGGCTACACCTGAAACCGATAAAGTAGCTGAACTGGTAGACGTGCTTGCGTTAAACAGATACTACGGCTGGTATGTAGAAGGTGGAGAATTGGCTATTGCAAAGGTCAAACTTCGTGCTGAGCTTGATGGCTGGAGCAAGCGGTGTCCGGGCAAGCCGATTGTAATGACCGAGTATGGCGCGGATACTGTCGCCGGATTCCATGATATCGATCCAGTGATGTTTACCGAAGAGTATCAAGTCGCCTTTTTACGGGCGAATCACGAGGTCTTTGACGAGTTTGATAACTTCGTCGGCGAGCAGGTGTGGAATTTTGCTGATTTTAGCACCAGTCAAGGAGTTATGCGGGTACAAGGCAACAAAAAGGGCGTGTTTACGAGAGAAAGAAAACCAAAATATGCAGCACATGAATTGCGTAGAAGGTGGTTAGGCATTCCTGATTTCGGATATAAGCGAGAACGTTAAACAGTGTGAGGTGGTAACGAGCGTTTAAGTTATTTTGTGTATGCGGGAGGCTAAAACTGCGAGCAAATTGTCAAACGTTTGGTCCTCCCGAGTACAACATTTTGGGGGCGGAGGGGTACCCATGAATCAAGTTCAGTTCTTGAAATTGCTAGTAAGAGTCTAGAAGACTCTAATCTTGAAATCGAGGTGTGTAAACATGATGGAGCAAGTTGAGAAGAAAGTTGAACAGGCAAGTCAAAAGCAAACTGTGACACAACACGTATTTAAGTTCATTTCAAGCAGCTTTGGACCGCTCATCCCAGTGTTTGCGGGTTCAGCTACCATCAAGGCGTTGCTGGCATTATTGACAATGTTACACTGGTTGTCGCCCGGGAGCGGCACGTACTTGATCTTAGCGGCCGCTGGTAACTCTGTATTCTTCTTCATGCCCATTTTATTAGGTATCACTGGGTCTATGGCCTTGGGGGCTAACCCGTACATCGGTGGTGCCATTGGAGCAGCTTTGATGGAACCGAACTTTACGGGATTGCTACATCACGGTTCCGTGTCATCGTTTCTTGGGATACCCGTTGTACTGGCTAATTACGCCTCAACGATTTTTCCTATTTTTTTTGCGATACCTATCTACGCTGTCCTTGAAAAGTTTCTTAAAAAGATCATCCATCGAGATATTCAGCTCTTCATGGTTCCGATGTTGTCACTCATTATTATCGTACCACTAACAGCTATGGTTGTAGGACCGTTTGGAACCTATGCTGGTCAACTGGTCAGTACTATTGTGTTGTTCCTCTTTTCCAAAAGCGGTCTACTGGCAGGGGCCGTTCTCGGTGCTGCATGGACTTTTCTCACTGTAATAGGACTTCACATGGCACTGGTACCTGTTGCTATCACCGACATCAGCCACGGTGGGGATCCGCTGATGGCAACTGCATCCGCAGGGGTCTTTGCGCAAATAGGATTTGCACTTGGTATGTTGATTAGAACACGAGATGTTGGTCTAAGGTCGCTCGCAGGAGCAAGCCTGATCCCAGGTATTCTGTCCGGAGAGACAAGACCAATTCTCTACGGCCTTTTCTTGCCTTATCGGCGAACCTTTGTATTCGTAGTTATTGCAGGAGCTGCTGGCGGCGCGATATCTGGAGCTGCTGGCGTAAAAATGACTGCCTTAGCATTTCCAAGTTTCTTGTCGATTCCTCTATTCGCACCTATGGTCCCCTATGTCATCGGCATGTTGGTCGCGTTTCTTGCGGCAATGGTTCTCACAATCTTATTTGGATATGAAAAAACGGGGAAAACACGAGAGTCATCAGGAAAATAAGGAGGTTTTTAGGTTTTCCGGCTCCCACGGTAGCACTAGGAACTGGAATCAGCAATCAAAGAGCGATTTTTTCCGTAGCGGAACATATTGCACATGACAGCAATTGGCTTTAACAAGGTACATCGCTTTAAAAAGTTAGACATACGGCCTCTCCCACTTATGCAAGAAAGGCCCTTTCATAGAGCATGCAAGGAGTTGCACACCGTATCACGGGTTACCAAGCGTACTAGCAAGGTGGCTTGAGTCCCACATTGTTTCAATTTCCTACGGACGCCATAGCAGCCATGGTATTTGACATACTGGGTGTGTCGCTTACGAACAAAGAAAAGTACGTGTTGTCCAAAATCGTCCCATTGTCCTTTAATTATTCAAAAAGTGAGAATTGACGGAAAAAATCAAGCGTGATAAGTTATATATAATTCTTTATTTAATTTGTTTTGTAAACAAATTATTTGATTGTTTAGTTGAAGTTGTTAGAGTGTATTAGATTTATGCTTTCTGTCGGCTGGTACAATGTATATTTTACTTAAAAATCAGAGGATTAAGGGAGGAAATGGGTTTTGTCAAAACAACAAATCGGTGTCATTGGTCTAGCGGTTATGGGGAAAAATCTTGCATTGAATATTGAAAGCCGTGGATATTCTGTCTCTGTGTATAACCGTTCAAATGAAAAAACCGAAGCATTTTTAAAGAACGAAGCAGTTGGTAAAAATTTTGTTGGCGCATATTCTGTTGAGGAATTTGTTAATACCTTAGAAAAGCCTCGGAAAATTTTATTAATGGTCAAAGCTGGTGCGGCAACTGACACTACGATCGAGTCTTTAAAGCCATACCTTGAGAAAGACGATATTCTGATTGATGGTGGCAATACATTTTTCCAAGATACGATTCGGCGGAACAAAGAATTGGAAACTTCAGGAGTTCATTTTATTGGAACAGGTGTCTCTGGCGGAGAGGAAGGCGCATTGAAAGGTCCTGCTATTATGCCAGGCGGAAAAAAAGAAGCGTATGAACTGGTACAGCCAATTCTTGAGGCAATTTCTGCGAAAGTAGAAGGCGATCCTTGCTGCA
Above is a window of Fodinisporobacter ferrooxydans DNA encoding:
- a CDS encoding PTS transporter subunit EIIC; the protein is MMEQVEKKVEQASQKQTVTQHVFKFISSSFGPLIPVFAGSATIKALLALLTMLHWLSPGSGTYLILAAAGNSVFFFMPILLGITGSMALGANPYIGGAIGAALMEPNFTGLLHHGSVSSFLGIPVVLANYASTIFPIFFAIPIYAVLEKFLKKIIHRDIQLFMVPMLSLIIIVPLTAMVVGPFGTYAGQLVSTIVLFLFSKSGLLAGAVLGAAWTFLTVIGLHMALVPVAITDISHGGDPLMATASAGVFAQIGFALGMLIRTRDVGLRSLAGASLIPGILSGETRPILYGLFLPYRRTFVFVVIAGAAGGAISGAAGVKMTALAFPSFLSIPLFAPMVPYVIGMLVAFLAAMVLTILFGYEKTGKTRESSGK